Genomic DNA from Triticum dicoccoides isolate Atlit2015 ecotype Zavitan chromosome 4B, WEW_v2.0, whole genome shotgun sequence:
aaacgctatcatcatccgatccggaagacccagatctagggtttcccccggagcatccaAAGCCTGAGGAAGCAtactgcaacgacgatgcctcgacaAGGGAATGCCATctaagacgccgccatcgtccgccatgaccgtagtCGGCGCAATTTTCATCGGCAGTTGCTCCATCAGACGTGCGTCGCCGACGTCGCTGGTCCCTTCAACCGGAGtaaactccaaaacgatgccctaaatagggactacgacgcaaaagcgccgccatcgctcgatcccaaggagatctagggtttcccccggagttgCCCGCGCTGTCAAGGACCAGACAAGGGTAGAATCCCGGTGGATCTGCCCAGCTGCCGACGAGTCGCACCCGCcaccgtgccgacggcaatcaagcGATCAAGGCCCACACTTGGGCAGAGATCCGTCCGCGCCGCCACAAACCGATCTGGCCACGCCGCTGCCGTCCTAGGCGACCACGACGCACCAGATCGTGAGGCCGTTTGCCGCGGGGGAGCGAAGTCGTCGAGGCGCCGCCACCCCCCGCNNNNNNNNNNNNNNNNNNNNNNNNNNNNNNNNNNNNNNNNNNNNNNNNNNNNNNNNNNNNNNNNNNNNNNNNNNNNNNNNNNNNNNNNNNNNNNNNNNNNNNNNNNNNNNNNNNNNNNNNNNNNNNNNNNNNNNNNNNNNNNNNNNNNNNNNNNNNNNNNNNNNNNNNNNNNNNNNNNNNNNNNNNNNNNNNNNNNGGGGTAAAAGCTCGCAGCTGTATGACCTCTCAGATTTGTTTATGTGTTCATCACATGACCGTGCCCTTTTTTGAGGGAATATAAAACTGGTTCTGATTATACATAAGATTATGTATGAAACATTTCATCGTAAAGTTGATGCCTTCCCACGCATGTTCGAGGGAGGAGAGGACCACATGGATGGAACGGTTATCTTTTTCTTCAGGGACTTGAAATTTTCGATCAAGACAACAGCCAGCCAGCCCTTTTGCGGACGTTTTACTTGTACACCAATGGATGGATGGATTGCACCGGACGTCGTCCATATTCCTTCTCACAATCGTGCAAAGAACATGCGCACAGTGGACTAGCGTTCTGCGTACACAAGTACACAACTAAAGTCTAAGCGCTCTGCCTGCCTGCCTGCACATGTGTTTGTACGTCCGTCTTCCCGTTCATATTCAAATTTTCAAACCGACATACAATTAACCACATCCACAAAGTACATGTGAAAAGTCTCCGCTCGAACGATTTGCTTTTTTTTTTGTATGTCAGTACATGGGGATGCCGAGGGTACTTTTGGACTACTGAATACCAAAACTCCCTAAAAAAGTACCCCTGGGCTAAACACCCTCTACAAAACTTGTGTAATAGAAAAACAAACTACATGTCCGCGGTGCAATAAGGGTAGTTGAATCCTGGTGTTATAACCCTGGCGTTCACGGAGGAACATTTAAGGTAGGCCCCTTTTTGCCCGACCAAGGAAACATCTTCCATCACTATGCCATCGCAATGGACAGCGTTGCTGCAAATGAATTTCACCGCAACTTTGGATAAACTGGTTCCATGTATGTTGTTGTAGCGTATGTCACTTATGGCAACAGCTGAGTCCTGAAAAAAAAAGGTATTACTGTGCGTTAAAAACTTTTTAAGGGAGTATGTTAAGAAACTTGTCAACTGCTAGAAAGATGTGGATGAGAAATCAGGGAAAGATATTTGGATTTACTGTAGGAAAAGTACCTCTTCGGAGCATGGTTTCTTGGAGTCACAGTAGTTCTGGTCAATGATTATAGGGTTAGTGACATTGTACATCTTTATGTCTTGGAAAGTAATCCTCTCTGCAGCCCCTTCTCCTCCCTGTCAGTGGAATCATAAGAAGCATTGACCCCGTGAGCGTAGGTATTTGTAATGGAGTAGCAGATGATTGTACGGGCGAATATTTAGGCAACTGACTGTATTTGTAATGAGAGCACGTAGAGTACCATGGTGCTCAAATTTCAAAAACACAAGAGATTTTGGAGGTTTCCGTGGCATGGCAGCGAGGAGGTCATGCATTACCTGCCATGTTTTGATCCGCACACCGTTGGTTGTGCCCACCAGCGTGGCCTTCTCCACCAGCACGTCAGAGACATGGGCCCGCGATTTGTTCGCTCCTAGGCTGCCAATGCTGCGGGGCGAGGGCAACCAATGCCAACAGAACGTCAGAAAACCCTTTGTACAGTGTCTTATCTCAGTGGCTTCTAGCGACGGTGGAGgcgtcaaattcaaattaatgttgaCCATTTGGACAGTGCAGGCGTCAAATACAAATACGAACCTTATTCCATGGCCCGGTCCACAATATATGCCTGATGCCCGCACAAACTCAGACCCAGACACAATGGATATGCAGTCATCGCCTGCAACAGTTCACAAGAGCGAGCTGAAACAGTCACCAACCAACGCTCGCCAAAATCGATCGCATGATACCACTGGATAAATGAATCGGAGGATGTTTTCATGCATATATATCTGCATTGGAGTGTACCTGTGCTGATGATGCAGTTGGTTATGGACACCTCTGTGCTGTTGGATACGTGGATCCCGTCGGTGTTGGGGCTCCACCCCGGCGCGGTGACGAACAGCCGCGAGACGGCTGCTTTCCAGCAGTTTGCGATCACGACGTGCATCTGCATGCTGTCCTTCACCTCCAGGTCGTCCACCACCAGATGGTTGCAGGTTCTGAAGTACAGGGCCTGCAATTTTTTTGCACACCGATGAAGAAGATTTCCTTCGCCGTACTACATATGCAACCAGGAGAAATCTCGGTGTCAAGAACGTACCGTCGGGCCGGGGACGCATTTCTGacggaagagggagaagaagatgcAGGTTCGGTGAGGCAGGTTCCCTCTGTCGCAGAAATGTATACAGCGGAAACGGAGGTAAGGGGGAGCACACACGTACCATGGATTTGTTGACCTTGCACGAGTTGATCCACCACTCCTGCCCGTGCCCGTTGAGCGTCCCGCCGCCCATGACGTGCAGGCCGTCGACGTCCTCGAACGTGATCCACCGCTCCCGGCGATCGCCGTCGAGCCACACCGACCGGTTCGACGGCGCCTCCAGTGTTCCCCTGATCTGATCACCCGAGAGACAAAACGTCACGAACAGAGCATGCAAAAGGGGAACGGCATGCGTACTACTGTGATCACCGGTGGCCTGACTCACCATTGCTGTGATCGTGGTAGACCTGCAGGGGCCGCCGAAGCTGAGGGGCATGAGGAGGTAGGTCTTCCCCTCGGGCACGAGGAACAGGGACGGGTCGGAGGAGGAGTTGCAGGCGTCCTTCCATGCCGCGAGAAACGCGTGTAAACGCACGCGGAATAATTGATGACAACCACCCCAGTTCGTGTGCCTTTGATCATAAGCCCCcctttgtgtcactgacatgtggggtccggTCCCACGCACGGGTCATGACCGGAGTGCTGTTACATGGAGAACTTGGAAGAAACAGAGCAGCTCTGCTTGGCTAGCTGGTTTCACATACCTCGGTGGCGTCGCCGCCGGCCGACGCGCCGTAGTCGTCGACGTCAAATACCATCGGCGGCGGCCCCGGGCTGAGCTCCGGCGCGCCCGCGTCTGGACTCTCTGCGGCTGGGCCATAGGTCGATTCGGGAGGGAGggctacggactccgaattggcgtGCGGAAACATGTAAACAAGAACTGATACGGTAGTAATGGAGGCCAAGAGAAACTTCCTGGGACCCATCAGTGGAACTCGGCCACCCAGGGGAGGAGATTAACTCGATGATTATGGAGGAGAGGAAGGGACGAGCAGAGCGTGCACGTCCTCGCAGTTGCAGATAAATATATACTACTACTAGTAGTCTAGTATGTTGATAAAACAAGTACAGTATAACTCTTGCATGTATATGACGTGCAATTACTGCTGGCCTGTTGATCTTGGATCATCATCCTGATCCTAGATGTTGATAAAGGAAATCTAAGGGAGAGATGAATTGGTTGCCATTCACGTGCTAAGTGTAATTAGCTAGAAACAAGTAGAGTTAAACTTATGCTAAACTTAGCATCCGATGGCAATTGATAATAATCGTTTTTACCAAAAAAACAAGATTTAAAGTTTTCCTATTTTTTCACTCACTACCGTCTTGTCATAATGCGATGCCAAGTGATGGTGCAGGTTACCTATCCTTTCTTTTTATCTAAAAATGGAGTAAATTTAAAGTATGCCATATTTGATTCATTTCCTACCTTACAATAACGCGATGCCAAGTGATGGAGTATATCATTCAAAAGAGAGGGGGGATTTCATGTGTCCACCATCCTATGAGGAGTTCagttctaagggcatctccaatgccgaGTCTCAAACCGCCCGCAACTGTTTGGATCGTGCGGTTCGAACGTGTTTTGCCATCCAATACGGTCTTGTATCAGTCCACTCAACGGCCCTGATGTCTTTTTCCCGCAAACCGGAAGCAAACCGAGGGGGCTATGCGGGCATCTATACTGCTGCCACGCCCGCTTCCGACAATCCTGACCCACCCAAAACCCTCTCTCTTGCCCGCGCACTTTCCCGTCCGAAGCcatctgcccgcattcatgtcgctcTAGAGCGGCCACTCCGCATTGACACCGGCCCAGAGCGGACGTGACGGCATTGAAGCGCCGTGTCCCCGATTTCCGCGCATGTTCAATGCCAGAGCGACGTTTACTGGACGACACAGATATCTACGGCGCCCGTTCAATGCCCGCCCGCCCATCTGCTGCCATTAAACATGCTtgccggccgaggaactaactccgACACCTGCGCATTGACACACCCAGACGCTTGGCCTCATCGGAACCTCCTATTTAAAGGCGGTCACACCACGCTCACAACAcacgactgaaggaaatatgccctagaggcaataataaagttattatttatttccttatttcatgataaatgtttattattcatgctagaattgtattaaccggaaacataatacatgtgtgaatacatagacaaacatagtgtcactagtatgcctctacttgactaactcgtttatcaaagatggttatgtttcctagccatggacaaaagagttgtcatttgattaatgggatcacatcattaggagaatgatgtgattgacatgacccattccgttagcctagcacttgatcatttagtatgttgctattgctttcttcatgacttatacaaagttcct
This window encodes:
- the LOC119293808 gene encoding polygalacturonase-like; translated protein: MGPRKFLLASITTVSVLVYMFPHANSESVALPPESTYGPAAESPDAGAPELSPGPPPMVFDVDDYGASAGGDATEAFLAAWKDACNSSSDPSLFLVPEGKTYLLMPLSFGGPCRSTTITAMIRGTLEAPSNRSVWLDGDRRERWITFEDVDGLHVMGGGTLNGHGQEWWINSCKVNKSMKCVPGPTALYFRTCNHLVVDDLEVKDSMQMHVVIANCWKAAVSRLFVTAPGWSPNTDGIHVSNSTEVSITNCIISTGDDCISIVSGSEFVRASGIYCGPGHGISIGSLGANKSRAHVSDVLVEKATLVGTTNGVRIKTWQGGEGAAERITFQDIKMYNVTNPIIIDQNYCDSKKPCSEEDSAVAISDIRYNNIHGTSLSKVAVKFICSNAVHCDGIVMEDVSLVGQKGAYLKCSSVNARVITPGFNYPYCTADM